A stretch of DNA from Micromonospora sp. WMMD1155:
GAGCACCTGGTGGCACCGGACGAACTGGCGGCGTGGACCGGTCGGTTCTTCGCCGAGGTGCAGTCCCGGCCGGGTCGGGTGTACGCCGACGTGCGCAAGGCGCTCACCCTGCAGCAGACCCGGCTGCGCCTGCTGCCGCTGGTGCGGGCGTACGCCCGGCGCAAGGAGGACTTCGAGGCGATGGACTTCGCCGACCAGCTCGCCCGGGCGGCCCGGGTGGCCCGGGACCACCCGGCGGTCGGTCAGATCGAGCGGGATCGTTTCCGGGTGGTGTTGCTCGACGAGTACCAGGACACCAGCCACGCCCAGGTGGTGCTGCTCAACGCGCTGTTCGGCGGCGGTCACCCGGTGACCGCCGTGGGCGACCCGTGCCAGTCCATCTACGGCTGGCGCGGAGCCAGCGCCGGCACCCTGGACCGGTTTCCCACCGAGTTCGCCCGCACCGACGGTCAGCCCGCCCAGGCGCTCGGTCTCACCACGAGTTGGCGTAACCGCCCGGAGATCCTCCGGGTGGCGAACGCGCTCTCCACTCCGCTGCGCGCGGCCGGGGCCCGGGTGCCGGAGCTGCGTTCCGCGCTGACCGTCCGGGACCCGATCCCGCACCGCAGCCCGAGCGGTGCGGCCGGGGGCACGGTGCACTGCGCGATGCTGTCGACGTACGCCGACGAGGCGGACTGGATCGCCGACAGCGTGCTCGCCGCCTGGCGTGGGGCGGCCCGGATGCCGGGCGCGGCGGCCGAGCACATCCCGGTGGCGCAGCGCCCGACGACGGCCGTGCTGGTCCGGGTCCGCAGCCAGATCCCGGCGATCGAGTCGGCGCTGCGTGAGCGCGGTCTCCCGGTGGAGGTGGTCGGGCTGGGCGGTCTGCTGGACACTCCCGAGGTTCGCGACGTGGTGTGCACGTTGCGGGTGCTGGCCGACCCGACCGACGGTGCCGCGTTGTTGCGGTTGCTCACCGGCGCCCGGTGGCGGATCGGCCCCCGGGACCTGGTGGCGCTGCACCGGAGGGCTCGGGCGATCGCGAACGCCCGGCGGCAGGTCGCCGCCGACGAGGCGTCGGACATCAGCCCGGACCTGCTGGACGAGGCGACTCTGGTGGAGGCCCTGGCCGATCTGGGCCCGGCGCAGGCGTACTCGGCGGAGGGTTTCGCGCGGCTGCGCGCGTACGGGCTGGAGTTGGCCCTGCTGCGCTACCGGCTGGACCAGGCCCTGCCGGACCTGATCGCCGACATCGAGCGGACCATCGGCCTGGACGTGGAGGTGGCGGTGCGGGCCGGTCGGGACGGTGCCGGTGACGCGGGCCTGGCCCGGGGTCACCTGGACGCGCTGGGGGACGTGGCGGCGCGCTTCAGCGGGGAGACTCCTGGCGCGACGCTCGCCGGCTTCCTGTCCTACCTGGCCGCCGCCGAGGACGAGGAGCGCGGTCTGGCGCCGGGCGAGGTCGAGGTGGTGGAGGGCGCGGTGCAGGTGGTCACCGCGCACGCCGCCAAGGGACTGGAGTGGGATGTGGTGGCGGTGGCCGGGCTGAGCCGTGGGGTGTGGCCGGGCCCGGTCCGCAACTCCGATCACTGGCTGGGTGGGCTCGGTGTGCTGCCGTTCCCGCTGCGCGGTGACGCCGACGGGTTGCCCGAGTTGGCGCTCGACGAGGCGGCCGACCAGCGGGCGGTTGCTCGGGCGGTGACCGACTTCACCGACGCGTGGCGGGCCCACGACGAGCGGGAGGAGCGCCGGCTGACGTACGTGGCGGTGACCCGGCCGCGCCGCCTGTTGCTCTGCTCCGGCTACTGGTGGGGGGAGGGCACCAAGCGACCGCGAGGTCCGTCGGTCTTCCTCCGCGAGGTGTACGACGCCTGCCTCGACGGCGGGCCGGGGCACCTGATCGACGTGTGGGCCCCGGAGCCGACCCCGGACGCGACGAATCCCACGGCCGAGGTGGTGCTGCGTGCGGAGTGGCCGGCCGACCCGCTGGGTGGCCGCCGGCCGGCGCTCGCGGAGGCGGCCGGGCTGGTGCGCCGGTTGATGACCGGCGGTCCGAGCGCGGTGGTCGTCGGGCCGGTGGGACCGGTGCCCGCTGGGCCGGTCGGGGCGGTGCCCGCCGGGCCGGTGGGATCGGTGCCCGCCAGGTCGGTGGCGAGGGTCGAGCCGGAGGCGGACCCGGAGGCGGACCCGGAAGTGGCGCGCTGGCAACGCGAGGCGGATCTGCTGCTTGCCGAACGGGCCGAACTGACCAGGCTCTCCGGTGCGGTCGAGGTGCCCCTGCCCGGGCAGCTGAGCGTGACCCAACTGGTGGCGTTGCGGCGTGACCCGGCAGGGCTGGCCCGTACGCTGCGCCGACCGGTGCCGACCGAGCCCAACCCGTACGCCCGTCGGGGTACCGCCTTCCACGCCTGGTTGGAGCAGCGCTTCGGCGCCGACCGCCTGCTGGATCTGGACGAGCTGCCCGGTGCGGCCGACGCCGATGCCGCGCCCGACGAGGCGCTCGTCGAGCTTCAGGAGCGGTTCCTGTCCAGCGAGTGGGCCGATCGCTCACCGGTGGAGGTGGAGGTGCCGTTCGCCACGGTGATCGCCGGTGTCGTGGTGCGAGGGCGGATGGACGCGGTCTTCGCCCGGCCGGGCGGGCGGTTCGACGTGGTCGACTGGAAGACCGGCGCGCAGCCGACCGGGCCGGCGGCGGAGGTGGCCGCCGTGCAGTTGGCCGTCTACCGGTTGGCCTGGGCGGAGTTGGCCGGTGTGCCGGTCGACCGGGTGGGCGCCGCGTTCCACTACGTCCGACACGGCGTGACGGTCCGGCCCACCGATCTGCTGGACGTGGCGGGGCTCACGGCCATGATCACCCAGTTGCCCGAAGATTCCGCCAACCATTGACCGGGACGGGAAGATCCGTGGTAGGTTGGCCGGGTTGCAGTTTTGGTTACCAGAGACTCTGTGTGCGCCTGGCGGGATTGTGGCCCCAGGCGCTCTTTGTTGTGTCCGGAGTTCTCCGGGCGGGGCGACCAGAAGCGACAGGCGATTCGCGCATCCCCGCGCGGAGCGCTCCTCTTCGGGCACGCAACACGTGCGTGCCCGACGTTCCGTCAAGGAGACGAAACACATGGCAATTGGCACCGTGAAGTGGTTCAACGCTGACAAGGGCTTCGGCTTCATCACCCCGGACGGCGGCGGCGCTGACGTCTTCGCCCACTTCTCGGCGATCCAGACCTCCGGCTACCGGAGCCTGGACGAGAACCAGCGGGTCGAGTTCGAGGTGACCCAGGGCCAGAAGGGCCCGCAGGCGGAGAACATCCGCCCGCTCTGATCTTCGGATCGGTCAGCATCACCTGTCGCACCCTCCGGGTGCGACGGCGACGGGACCGGCCCGCCTCGCCGCCGCCTGCCTGCGCGCAGACGGCGGCCCGGTGGCGGGCCGGCCCGTACTCCAATCGGTTCGTGCTTGTGAGTCCCGGCTGCCTTGTTGCGGCCGGTGACAGCGCCGACGTCGGCGCCCTCCCTCGACACGTGCCGCGTCGAGGAAGGCTTCCGCATGACCACAGTTATTCCTTCTTTCGCCCATACCGGCCTGGCTCCGGCGTTGCTCACCGCGTTGACCGCGCAGGGCATCACCGAGCCGTTCCCGATCCAGTCGGCGACGCTTCCCGACTCGCTCGCGGGCCGGGACGTGCTGGGCCGGGGTCGTACCGGCTCCGGTAAGACCCTCGCCTTCGGGCTCCCGCTGCTGTCCCGCACGGCCGGGCGGAAGGCCCGCCCGGGCCGCCCGCTGGCCCTGGTGCTGGTGCCGACCCGCGAGTTGGCCCAGCAGGTCACCACCGCGCTCGCCCCCTACGCCCGCGCTGTCGGGCTGCGCTGCGCCACCGTCGTCGGCGGGCTGTCGTTGCAGCGGCAGGCGGACACTCTGCGCGCCGGCGCCGAGGTGGTCGTCGCCACCCCCGGCCGGCTGCACGACCTGATCAACCGCGGCGACGCCCGGCTCGACCAGGTTGAGATCACCGTGCTCGACGAGGCCGACCAGATGGCCGACATGGGCTTCCTGCCGCAGGTCACCAAGCTGTTGGAGCAGGTCGCGCCGCAGGGGCAGCGGATGCTGTTCTCGGCCACCCTGGACGGTGGCGTGGACCGGCTGGTCCGTCGTTTCCTGAGCAACCCGGTCACCCACTCGGTCGACCCGGGCACCGCCACGGTGACCGCGATGACCCACCACGTGCTGCACGTCGACGCGGTGGACAAGCCCGACGCGTTGACCCGGATCGCCGCCCGCGAGGGCCGCACCATCCTGTTCATGGGCACCAAGCACCGCGCCGACCGCCTCGCCCGGCAGTTGCTGTCCAAGGGGGTACGCGCGGCCGCGCTGCACGGCGGTAAGTCGCAGCCGCAGCGCACCCGGATCCTGGAGCAGTTCCGCACCGGTCAGGTGACCGCCCTGGTCGCCACCGACGTGGCGGCCCGGGGCATCCACGTCGACGGCCTCGACATGGTGGTCAACGTGGACCCGCCGACCGAGGCGAAGGACTACCTGCACCGGGGCGGCCGCACCGCCCGGGCCGGTGAGTCCGGCACCGTGGTCACCCTGGTCCTGCCCGAGCAGCGCCGGGACGTGTCCCGGTTGATGGCCACCGCGGGCATCCGGCCCGAGTCGGTCCAGGTGCGCGCCGACGGCGAGGCGTTGGCTCGGGTGACCGGTGCCCGCGAGCCGTCCGGCGTGCCGGTGACCATCACCGCCCCGCCGGCGCCGACCGCGCGGGCCCGCACCTCCGGTGGCTCGGCCGCCGACGGTGGCGCCCGCCCGGCGCACCGGGCGTCGGGCCGGTCCCGCCGCCCGCGCCGTCCCCGTACCGCCTGATCTACCGCGCCTCGACCGACCCGCTCCGCTTCGGCTGGGCGGGTCGGTCGCGTCGGTGGGGCGACCGATTCCGCGCGACACCGGTCCACCGCCGTGGCGAGGTGGCCGGTCGGCCGCGCTGTCCGACCGCTCGTCTGAGTCGGCAATCAGCCTCGCCTTGGTCGGCTGGCCGACTGTGCCCGGGCCGAGGGTGGTCGAGGCTGACCACCGGGGGATGTCGGGCGGGGGGCCCGGCACGGGAGGGGTGACCATGGCGGGCGAAGCCGGCTCGGGTGCACTGCGGGAACTGATCCTGGTGGTCGCTGTCGCGCTCGCCGGGCTGCTGCTCGCCATGGTTGCGGCCTTCGCACCCTGGCACGCCACCCCGGCGGGTAACGCTCCCGCGGGTCTGGTGGAGCTGCGCGGTCCCGGTGACCAGGGCTCCGGCCCGGCGGTCGCACACGTGGGTTGAGCAGCGACCGGCCGACCGGTGCCGCGGAGGGGCAGGCCCGGTCAGGATCGGTACGCGACGTGGTCGGGTCGGCGGGGCACCGGCCCGACCACGTCGCCATCGGGGTTCACGAGGTCCTGGGAGCGTGGGTGAGCAGGTCGGCCAGGCTGGTGCTGTCGACCACCGTGGCGATGGCCCCGTGCACCGCCAGCCAGACGTCGGTCAGGCCGGCGGCCACCCCGTGGTAGCCGGCGCGCTCGGCCGGGAGGCCGCGCACCGTGGTGAGCGAACCGCCGACCGCCCGTAACACGTCCCCGACGGTGATCTCGTCGGGTGG
This window harbors:
- a CDS encoding UvrD-helicase domain-containing protein; amino-acid sequence: MTQPTLFGAGPAPTPRLADSGPRYTPTELAKLLRLPAPTREQAAIIAAPVEPLLVVAGAGSGKTETMAARVVWLVANSYVRPEQILGLTFTRKAAGELAHRVRTRLDQLIRRVGRQGRDPLDDPLAGEPTVSTYHSYAGRIVTEHGLRAGYEPSTRLLTEASRWQLVDLLVRNYDGDMSEVDRMPSTITDAVLALAGELDEHLVAPDELAAWTGRFFAEVQSRPGRVYADVRKALTLQQTRLRLLPLVRAYARRKEDFEAMDFADQLARAARVARDHPAVGQIERDRFRVVLLDEYQDTSHAQVVLLNALFGGGHPVTAVGDPCQSIYGWRGASAGTLDRFPTEFARTDGQPAQALGLTTSWRNRPEILRVANALSTPLRAAGARVPELRSALTVRDPIPHRSPSGAAGGTVHCAMLSTYADEADWIADSVLAAWRGAARMPGAAAEHIPVAQRPTTAVLVRVRSQIPAIESALRERGLPVEVVGLGGLLDTPEVRDVVCTLRVLADPTDGAALLRLLTGARWRIGPRDLVALHRRARAIANARRQVAADEASDISPDLLDEATLVEALADLGPAQAYSAEGFARLRAYGLELALLRYRLDQALPDLIADIERTIGLDVEVAVRAGRDGAGDAGLARGHLDALGDVAARFSGETPGATLAGFLSYLAAAEDEERGLAPGEVEVVEGAVQVVTAHAAKGLEWDVVAVAGLSRGVWPGPVRNSDHWLGGLGVLPFPLRGDADGLPELALDEAADQRAVARAVTDFTDAWRAHDEREERRLTYVAVTRPRRLLLCSGYWWGEGTKRPRGPSVFLREVYDACLDGGPGHLIDVWAPEPTPDATNPTAEVVLRAEWPADPLGGRRPALAEAAGLVRRLMTGGPSAVVVGPVGPVPAGPVGAVPAGPVGSVPARSVARVEPEADPEADPEVARWQREADLLLAERAELTRLSGAVEVPLPGQLSVTQLVALRRDPAGLARTLRRPVPTEPNPYARRGTAFHAWLEQRFGADRLLDLDELPGAADADAAPDEALVELQERFLSSEWADRSPVEVEVPFATVIAGVVVRGRMDAVFARPGGRFDVVDWKTGAQPTGPAAEVAAVQLAVYRLAWAELAGVPVDRVGAAFHYVRHGVTVRPTDLLDVAGLTAMITQLPEDSANH
- a CDS encoding DEAD/DEAH box helicase, whose amino-acid sequence is MTTVIPSFAHTGLAPALLTALTAQGITEPFPIQSATLPDSLAGRDVLGRGRTGSGKTLAFGLPLLSRTAGRKARPGRPLALVLVPTRELAQQVTTALAPYARAVGLRCATVVGGLSLQRQADTLRAGAEVVVATPGRLHDLINRGDARLDQVEITVLDEADQMADMGFLPQVTKLLEQVAPQGQRMLFSATLDGGVDRLVRRFLSNPVTHSVDPGTATVTAMTHHVLHVDAVDKPDALTRIAAREGRTILFMGTKHRADRLARQLLSKGVRAAALHGGKSQPQRTRILEQFRTGQVTALVATDVAARGIHVDGLDMVVNVDPPTEAKDYLHRGGRTARAGESGTVVTLVLPEQRRDVSRLMATAGIRPESVQVRADGEALARVTGAREPSGVPVTITAPPAPTARARTSGGSAADGGARPAHRASGRSRRPRRPRTA
- a CDS encoding cold-shock protein produces the protein MAIGTVKWFNADKGFGFITPDGGGADVFAHFSAIQTSGYRSLDENQRVEFEVTQGQKGPQAENIRPL